One window from the genome of Candidatus Poribacteria bacterium encodes:
- a CDS encoding sugar phosphate isomerase/epimerase — translation MAKKLSIGSWAYAFGPYEDNPVPFDDVVKRLSELEFDGVEIGAFKPHIDINDYPMKSDRDAVKGLISYYGLEVSGLAADFWSHPGPATDEGQEDDKYYKLFKESLQLALDLGSPAIRVDTVDDPEEGIPGVEPEKAWDRIVSVWRRCAQVAEDHGVLMLWEFEPGFMFNKPSDIVNMPQAVGHPNFKVMFDTCHAQMCAVVGARQPGEQETLGDNGVIDLARQLKGQIGHFHLIDSDNTLHGDETSTHAPFGDGVLDFDAIIPVIMEETGYDGDWFSIDLCFWPDAWDVTEDAKKFLTPYLERY, via the coding sequence ATGGCAAAAAAATTGTCGATTGGAAGTTGGGCGTATGCGTTTGGTCCCTATGAAGACAATCCTGTTCCGTTTGATGATGTCGTCAAGCGTCTCAGCGAACTCGAATTTGATGGCGTTGAAATCGGGGCGTTTAAACCACATATTGACATTAACGACTATCCGATGAAAAGTGATCGGGATGCTGTTAAAGGCTTGATTTCCTATTACGGCTTAGAAGTCTCCGGATTAGCCGCTGACTTTTGGTCGCATCCGGGTCCCGCTACGGATGAGGGGCAAGAGGACGATAAATACTACAAATTGTTCAAAGAGAGTCTCCAACTCGCCTTGGATCTCGGATCGCCTGCGATTCGTGTGGATACGGTGGATGATCCCGAAGAAGGAATTCCGGGCGTTGAGCCTGAGAAAGCCTGGGATCGAATCGTTTCCGTCTGGAGACGCTGTGCACAAGTCGCTGAGGACCACGGCGTGTTGATGCTCTGGGAATTTGAACCCGGATTCATGTTCAATAAACCCAGCGACATCGTCAATATGCCACAGGCAGTTGGTCATCCCAATTTCAAGGTGATGTTTGATACCTGTCATGCACAAATGTGTGCAGTTGTCGGTGCCCGGCAGCCCGGAGAGCAGGAGACCCTCGGCGATAATGGGGTCATTGACCTTGCACGTCAGTTAAAAGGACAGATCGGTCACTTCCATCTCATTGATTCCGACAACACGCTCCATGGCGACGAAACAAGCACGCACGCACCTTTCGGGGATGGTGTTCTGGACTTTGACGCGATTATTCCTGTTATCATGGAAGAGACTGGTTACGATGGTGATTGGTTCTCCATAGATCTCTGTTTCTGGCCCGATGCGTGGGATGTCACAGAAGACGCGAAGAAGTTCCTAACACCCTATCTGGAAAGGTATTAG
- a CDS encoding ATP-binding cassette domain-containing protein produces MIEVRELTKSYGTTVAVDQVSFDAHAGEVLGFLGPNGAGKTTTMRILTCYLSADSGSATVAGHDVFEESVEVRKQIGYLPESAPLYADMGVIEYLNFMTQVRHLPKSQRKERTRAVIDICGLEDVIQKDIGELSKGYRQRLGLAQSLIHDPPILILDEPTSGLDPSQIIEIRNLIKNIGQEKLVLFSTHILPEVSATCSRILIIHNGKIVANGTPEELSSQAKGEEIVHIAIRGSQEAIETELNELEFVSQWSHVDTDDGIVGYQIHAAQDSDAAEALFHVVVKNGWSLTELRQESVDLEDVFLNLTDKEQV; encoded by the coding sequence ATGATCGAAGTTAGAGAACTTACAAAATCCTACGGCACGACGGTTGCTGTCGATCAGGTCTCGTTTGACGCACACGCAGGTGAAGTACTGGGATTCCTCGGTCCGAACGGTGCGGGGAAAACCACGACAATGCGAATCCTTACCTGCTATCTCTCCGCTGATTCCGGTAGTGCCACCGTCGCGGGACACGATGTATTTGAGGAATCCGTCGAAGTTAGGAAACAGATCGGTTATCTGCCTGAAAGCGCACCCCTCTATGCCGACATGGGCGTCATCGAATACCTGAACTTCATGACGCAGGTGCGACACCTTCCAAAAAGTCAGCGGAAGGAACGGACCCGAGCGGTTATAGATATCTGTGGACTTGAGGATGTTATTCAAAAAGACATCGGTGAACTCTCAAAGGGTTACCGACAACGTCTTGGTCTGGCGCAAAGCCTCATCCACGATCCGCCTATCCTAATTTTAGACGAACCTACCTCTGGGTTAGACCCAAGTCAAATCATTGAGATCCGTAACCTCATCAAGAACATCGGACAGGAGAAACTGGTACTCTTTAGTACACACATTCTGCCTGAAGTCTCCGCCACTTGTAGCCGAATCCTGATTATCCACAACGGGAAGATTGTCGCAAACGGCACACCTGAGGAACTCTCCAGTCAGGCAAAAGGCGAAGAAATTGTGCATATCGCCATTCGAGGTTCACAAGAAGCGATTGAAACTGAACTCAACGAGTTGGAGTTTGTTTCGCAATGGAGCCATGTTGATACAGATGACGGTATCGTGGGGTATCAAATCCATGCCGCTCAGGATAGCGACGCTGCGGAAGCACTTTTCCACGTCGTTGTGAAGAATGGGTGGAGCCTCACAGAACTGCGTCAAGAATCCGTAGATTTAGAAGATGTTTTCCTCAATTTAACGGACAAGGAACAAGTATAG
- a CDS encoding lysylphosphatidylglycerol synthase transmembrane domain-containing protein, whose amino-acid sequence MQEFLSRGNVARGALFFVLFTFAGLFISFLWSGTQDIKQVFREMQVEMLLGACLCMFADWIFGALRFHIFIRKVRPEIRFRDSLRANLATLCVSCITPFQTGGVGHLYIYTRAGVPLSGALTSGIICFLSTLVTLIVFAGGITWLDPPFLPKTATWVSLFSFLAFSLAFASFLLLLFKPEIVFRFFNWLCNAAKRRFTRLAPALERTTSKLEELTTEHKAFATMFLRHHKGTCVLSVFLTCGFLGARIVGSYIVVQALNGEATLWELSVIGLLLNFVVLFAPSPGASGVAEVVTAGLMENLILKDLIPLFVLLTRFFTIYCAVVVGGVVISLQLAKDFRRNKKGIL is encoded by the coding sequence ATGCAGGAATTCTTGAGCCGCGGAAACGTGGCTCGTGGCGCGCTTTTTTTTGTGCTGTTTACATTTGCCGGGTTATTCATCAGTTTTCTGTGGAGTGGTACGCAAGATATAAAGCAAGTTTTTCGCGAGATGCAGGTCGAGATGTTGTTGGGCGCGTGCCTATGTATGTTCGCGGATTGGATATTTGGTGCGCTTCGCTTCCATATTTTCATTCGGAAAGTACGTCCAGAGATTCGATTCAGGGATAGCCTCCGCGCCAACTTAGCGACGCTCTGCGTGTCGTGTATTACACCCTTTCAAACAGGTGGAGTTGGTCATCTGTATATCTACACCCGAGCAGGCGTGCCGTTATCAGGCGCGCTAACATCAGGCATCATCTGTTTTCTTTCTACTTTAGTCACACTGATTGTCTTCGCAGGCGGTATTACTTGGTTAGATCCGCCTTTTTTACCGAAGACGGCTACATGGGTGAGCCTATTTAGTTTTTTGGCGTTCAGCTTGGCATTCGCTTCGTTTCTGCTCCTGCTTTTCAAGCCAGAAATTGTTTTCCGTTTTTTCAATTGGCTCTGTAATGCGGCGAAGCGACGGTTCACCCGCCTCGCCCCTGCCTTAGAACGCACGACATCAAAATTGGAGGAACTCACGACTGAACATAAAGCCTTTGCGACGATGTTTCTTCGCCACCATAAAGGGACTTGCGTGCTCAGTGTATTCCTAACCTGCGGTTTTTTAGGTGCACGGATCGTTGGCAGTTACATCGTTGTCCAAGCACTTAATGGCGAGGCAACGCTGTGGGAACTCAGTGTCATCGGGTTGCTACTCAATTTTGTTGTGCTGTTCGCACCAAGCCCCGGCGCAAGTGGGGTGGCAGAGGTTGTGACTGCTGGATTGATGGAAAATTTGATTCTCAAAGACTTGATACCGCTCTTCGTATTGCTAACGCGATTCTTTACCATCTACTGTGCAGTCGTTGTGGGTGGTGTTGTTATTAGTTTACAATTAGCAAAGGATTTTAGAAGAAATAAGAAAGGAATATTATGA
- the nadC gene encoding carboxylating nicotinate-nucleotide diphosphorylase, translated as MLDLRSLDPLIELAFAEDIGIGDITTEATVPPVQKGIGTLTAKSEGVVAGLPVAERVFAKLDETLTFRALVMDGDAVITGTPIAEVQGSAKTILIGERTALNFLQRLSGIATLTAQFVAAVADYDIKIVDTRKTAAGWRAVQKYAVRVGGGQNHRFGLYDGVLIKDNHIVAAGGIGNAVQRARQTAPHTAKIEVEVETLDQVDEALKAGADILLLDNMSPSIMKSVVHEVGDLAVTEASGGITLDKVKTVAATGVDLISVGALTHSAMPMDISLTLTLVAE; from the coding sequence ATGCTCGATCTGCGTTCATTAGACCCCTTAATAGAACTCGCCTTTGCGGAGGACATCGGCATCGGTGATATAACAACAGAAGCCACAGTACCTCCTGTACAAAAAGGGATAGGCACTTTGACTGCCAAGAGTGAGGGTGTTGTAGCAGGGTTGCCGGTAGCCGAGCGAGTCTTCGCGAAGTTAGACGAGACATTGACGTTTCGGGCACTTGTCATGGATGGCGATGCAGTCATCACAGGAACACCAATTGCGGAGGTACAGGGGAGTGCCAAAACTATTCTAATCGGAGAACGGACAGCACTCAATTTCCTGCAACGACTCTCTGGGATCGCAACGCTCACCGCGCAATTTGTGGCGGCAGTCGCTGACTACGACATCAAAATCGTGGACACTCGGAAGACAGCAGCAGGATGGCGAGCCGTTCAGAAATACGCTGTGCGTGTCGGTGGTGGGCAAAACCACCGTTTTGGGCTTTACGACGGTGTACTTATCAAGGATAATCACATCGTCGCCGCTGGCGGCATTGGCAACGCCGTGCAGCGCGCACGACAGACTGCCCCACACACAGCAAAGATCGAGGTTGAAGTTGAAACCCTCGATCAGGTTGACGAAGCACTAAAAGCAGGCGCGGACATCTTACTTCTTGATAATATGTCTCCCAGCATTATGAAAAGTGTTGTGCATGAAGTGGGAGATCTCGCAGTGACAGAAGCGTCCGGTGGGATTACACTTGACAAAGTAAAAACCGTGGCAGCAACCGGTGTAGATCTCATCTCTGTCGGGGCATTGACACACTCAGCAATGCCCATGGATATTAGTCTGACGCTGACGCTTGTCGCTGAATAG
- a CDS encoding sigma 54-interacting transcriptional regulator → MKNQRTRKSTLGDVSASLMLADSIDWDLLDNYFRHYGPGPFTCSEESQPFLQKAFSSSEFPLANGTEIPPKAEMVKPPKALLSREQLQGNYDDLLGESTVHLEVLKSIDRFAKSSKPVLISGETGTGKELVARALHTESPYATSRLIIVNCAEFAENLIENELFGHEKGAFTGADQLHKGLFETASGGTLFLDEIGELPMHLQPKLLRVLQENEIRRVGGTKQIPVSVRVLAATNTDLAEAVAAGKFRRDLYERLKPLHIQLPALRERREDIPALAKHFLIKENNLSNQKVVDIHPEVLSLLDAYSWSGNIRELEGVIGYAVLLAEEGDILPHHLPPDLWTPQVHALPSTDATVSTNPNAPECFVLTFPIGTPLQEIVKSAILETLARENGNKSKTAEVLRISRPTLDAKLNIYRAEGIELTQI, encoded by the coding sequence ATGAAAAACCAAAGGACTCGTAAAAGTACTTTAGGAGATGTGTCTGCCTCGCTTATGCTCGCCGATAGTATCGATTGGGACCTTCTGGATAACTACTTTAGACATTACGGTCCCGGTCCCTTTACCTGCTCCGAAGAAAGTCAACCGTTTCTCCAAAAAGCCTTTTCGTCCAGCGAGTTTCCACTTGCCAACGGCACCGAAATACCACCGAAGGCGGAAATGGTGAAGCCCCCGAAAGCACTATTATCAAGAGAGCAGTTGCAGGGGAATTACGACGACCTCCTCGGTGAGAGTACAGTGCATCTTGAAGTGCTGAAAAGTATTGACCGGTTCGCAAAATCTTCTAAGCCGGTGCTTATTTCTGGGGAGACAGGAACAGGTAAAGAGTTGGTCGCGCGTGCTTTGCACACAGAGAGCCCTTATGCAACGTCCCGCCTGATTATCGTGAACTGTGCGGAGTTTGCAGAGAACTTGATAGAGAATGAACTCTTTGGACATGAGAAGGGCGCGTTTACCGGTGCCGATCAGCTACATAAGGGGCTATTTGAAACCGCATCGGGGGGCACCCTGTTTCTTGACGAAATCGGGGAACTTCCGATGCACCTACAACCGAAATTGCTGCGGGTACTTCAAGAAAACGAGATTCGCCGCGTAGGAGGGACAAAACAGATTCCAGTGTCAGTGCGCGTTCTGGCGGCGACTAACACCGACCTTGCGGAAGCAGTTGCAGCAGGCAAGTTTCGCCGAGATCTCTATGAGCGATTGAAACCCCTTCATATTCAGCTGCCAGCGTTACGGGAGCGGCGGGAAGACATCCCTGCGTTGGCAAAACACTTTTTGATAAAGGAAAACAACCTTTCCAATCAGAAGGTAGTGGACATACATCCAGAAGTCCTTTCGTTACTTGATGCCTACAGCTGGTCTGGGAATATCCGCGAGTTAGAAGGTGTCATAGGTTACGCGGTACTTTTAGCCGAAGAGGGAGATATCTTACCGCACCACTTACCCCCTGATTTGTGGACTCCTCAAGTCCATGCATTGCCGTCCACCGATGCAACAGTCTCAACAAACCCTAATGCCCCAGAATGTTTCGTGCTGACCTTCCCGATCGGTACACCCCTGCAAGAGATAGTGAAATCAGCCATCTTGGAAACTTTGGCGCGAGAGAATGGAAATAAATCAAAAACGGCAGAGGTTTTACGGATTAGCCGGCCCACCTTGGATGCCAAGTTAAACATCTATAGAGCTGAAGGCATAGAACTTACACAAATATAG
- a CDS encoding NAD(P)-dependent oxidoreductase: protein MKIEPTTTKLGWIGTGVMGRWMCQHLMDLGYGMTVYNRTKAKADPLLEAGAAWADSPSEVAAASDIVFTIVGFPPDVREVYLGDNGILKGAKAGSIIVDMTTTEPSLAQEIHAAAQAQDVSSIDAPVSGGDVGAREARLSIMVGGDEAAVQAVMPLFEAMGKNIVHQGGAGAGQHTKMCNQITISGTMIGVCEGLLYGYKAGLDLETMLSSISGGAAACWSLDNLAPRLLQRNFDPGFFVEHFIKDMSIALDEARKMNLSLPGLALVHQLYTAVQAQGHGRLGTQALMLALEQMSGAEIN from the coding sequence ATGAAAATCGAACCTACAACCACGAAATTGGGTTGGATCGGAACCGGTGTAATGGGACGCTGGATGTGCCAGCACCTGATGGACCTGGGATACGGGATGACGGTCTACAACCGTACGAAAGCCAAGGCTGATCCGTTGTTAGAGGCGGGTGCAGCATGGGCAGATTCGCCGAGCGAAGTTGCGGCAGCATCCGATATTGTTTTCACGATCGTCGGATTCCCACCCGATGTACGTGAGGTTTATCTCGGCGACAACGGTATCTTAAAGGGAGCCAAAGCAGGAAGCATCATCGTCGACATGACGACGACGGAGCCTTCCCTCGCCCAAGAGATTCACGCCGCAGCACAAGCACAAGATGTCTCATCCATAGACGCGCCCGTTTCAGGTGGCGATGTCGGTGCAAGAGAAGCGAGGCTCTCTATTATGGTGGGAGGCGATGAGGCTGCCGTTCAAGCCGTTATGCCGCTCTTTGAAGCAATGGGCAAAAACATCGTCCATCAAGGTGGCGCAGGCGCAGGGCAACACACCAAAATGTGTAACCAAATCACGATTTCCGGGACAATGATCGGGGTCTGTGAAGGATTGCTCTACGGTTATAAAGCCGGATTGGATTTGGAAACGATGCTGTCATCAATTAGTGGTGGTGCTGCCGCGTGCTGGTCTTTAGACAATTTAGCACCACGGCTCCTCCAGCGAAACTTCGATCCCGGTTTCTTTGTAGAGCATTTCATCAAAGACATGAGCATCGCTTTAGACGAAGCGCGTAAGATGAATTTAAGTCTGCCGGGACTCGCATTAGTACATCAACTTTACACGGCGGTGCAAGCACAAGGACACGGTAGGCTGGGCACGCAAGCACTGATGTTGGCGTTAGAGCAGATGTCTGGGGCGGAAATTAATTAG
- a CDS encoding ABC transporter permease subunit produces the protein MTNITAIFKKEFRSYFNSPIAYIFITFFLGISAWLFFRSFFFANQAEMRGFFGLMPWIFLFFIPAVTMKLWAEEKKLGTVEILMTLPIQDYEVVIGKFLASLALLIVTVLLSFVLPLSVMYLGDPDGGTLITGYLGLLLMGAAYISIGLFTSTLTENQIIAFIFGITVCFVLLIIGEDIVLFNAPNWLYPIFSYLGLGAHYSSILRGVLDSRDIIYYLSLIGFFLYLSTLSVESRKWR, from the coding sequence ATGACGAATATTACAGCCATCTTCAAAAAGGAATTTAGAAGTTATTTCAATTCGCCTATCGCGTATATTTTCATCACATTCTTTCTGGGTATCTCCGCGTGGCTCTTCTTTCGGAGCTTTTTTTTCGCTAACCAAGCCGAAATGCGCGGTTTCTTCGGGTTAATGCCGTGGATTTTCCTCTTTTTCATCCCCGCTGTTACGATGAAACTCTGGGCAGAAGAAAAGAAACTTGGCACAGTAGAAATTCTTATGACACTCCCCATTCAAGATTACGAAGTGGTCATCGGGAAATTCTTAGCGAGTCTCGCACTCCTTATCGTAACAGTGCTACTCTCATTCGTCCTCCCGCTTTCAGTCATGTACCTGGGGGATCCGGATGGTGGGACACTCATCACGGGGTACCTCGGACTCCTATTGATGGGTGCGGCATATATATCCATCGGGCTTTTCACTTCAACATTGACTGAAAATCAGATTATCGCCTTTATTTTCGGGATTACTGTCTGTTTTGTGTTACTCATCATTGGTGAGGACATCGTGCTTTTCAATGCACCGAATTGGTTGTACCCAATTTTCAGTTACCTGGGTCTCGGCGCACATTATAGTAGCATTCTTCGGGGTGTCCTTGATTCTCGCGACATCATCTATTACTTGTCGCTCATCGGTTTTTTTCTGTATCTAAGCACATTGTCAGTTGAAAGCCGCAAATGGCGTTAA
- a CDS encoding Gldg family protein, which produces MVNKRIKYGGNTLAFVAIILGILALINFLSTRRFIRADLTEDKRYTISKATRNVLDTLDDIVTITAYFSTNPAEVAQIRRDVRDVLEEYNAFSKKLQIDFVNPAEFDDAQKQELRFKGIPEVQINVVRKDKAEIANVYMGISIGYSGKEEILPVVRSTANLEYELTSTILKVTTKEAKTVGFLTGHGEFDINAQNYQQFRQLLDKNGQGQYNLTPVSFQDGKAVDNTVATLVVAGVQQPLTERDKYELDQFIMRGGRAIFLVDPIQMQPGTLQATPLITGLNDLLEHYGVKLGNNLLLDTRFHDTARFQQGFMTVIQPYPYFVKIVKPNFSKEHSITNQLEVLTLPWTSSLEIVSKEGITATSLAKTGESGQSVQGYYNLMPNAPLPSAESKAYTVAVALEGKFKSFYTDKEIPPVPAAADEANTADDQTPVPVQEADTRTTKTESEQTQIVVVGTAQFLTQLRPDGVNFFLNTVDWLTLGDALIGIRSHTITDRPLREVSEIEKNFIKYLCIVGVPLIVIVFGLLRYFLKRRAKRFVETYGTV; this is translated from the coding sequence TTGGTTAATAAACGAATCAAATACGGTGGAAACACCCTCGCTTTTGTAGCGATCATTCTCGGCATCCTTGCGCTGATCAATTTCCTATCGACGCGTCGTTTTATTCGCGCGGACCTCACCGAGGACAAGCGTTATACGATCTCAAAAGCAACCAGAAATGTGTTAGACACGTTAGATGATATTGTCACAATCACTGCCTACTTCTCGACAAACCCGGCGGAGGTCGCGCAAATCCGTCGTGATGTTCGGGATGTATTGGAGGAGTACAACGCATTCTCTAAGAAACTGCAGATCGATTTTGTGAATCCTGCTGAATTCGATGACGCTCAGAAACAGGAACTCCGTTTTAAAGGTATCCCTGAAGTCCAAATCAATGTCGTGAGAAAAGACAAAGCGGAAATCGCCAATGTCTATATGGGGATCTCTATCGGCTACAGCGGTAAAGAAGAGATCCTACCGGTTGTGAGATCAACTGCTAACTTGGAGTATGAACTCACTTCTACGATTCTCAAAGTTACCACCAAAGAGGCTAAGACGGTCGGGTTTTTGACAGGGCACGGCGAATTCGATATCAATGCGCAAAACTATCAACAGTTCCGTCAACTTTTGGATAAAAATGGGCAAGGGCAATATAATCTAACACCTGTCAGTTTTCAAGACGGAAAAGCCGTTGACAACACTGTAGCGACCTTGGTTGTCGCAGGTGTCCAGCAACCCTTGACGGAACGTGATAAATATGAACTCGATCAGTTTATCATGCGCGGCGGCAGAGCCATCTTCTTGGTTGATCCAATTCAAATGCAACCGGGTACATTGCAAGCCACACCGCTGATTACCGGTTTGAATGACCTCTTAGAGCACTACGGTGTAAAACTCGGTAACAATCTCCTGCTCGACACCAGATTCCACGATACCGCACGCTTCCAACAAGGGTTTATGACCGTTATTCAACCCTATCCCTATTTCGTTAAAATTGTTAAACCGAATTTCTCAAAGGAACACAGTATCACAAACCAATTGGAAGTGTTGACACTACCGTGGACGAGTTCCTTAGAGATCGTGTCAAAGGAAGGTATCACTGCAACGTCGTTGGCAAAAACTGGGGAATCCGGACAGAGCGTTCAAGGCTACTACAATCTGATGCCGAACGCGCCACTTCCAAGTGCCGAGTCAAAAGCCTATACTGTCGCTGTTGCTTTGGAAGGAAAGTTCAAGAGTTTCTATACCGATAAAGAGATTCCGCCTGTACCAGCCGCTGCTGACGAGGCTAACACAGCGGACGATCAAACACCTGTCCCAGTCCAAGAGGCAGACACACGGACAACGAAGACCGAAAGTGAACAGACGCAAATTGTTGTAGTTGGCACGGCGCAATTCTTGACGCAGCTGCGTCCGGATGGCGTTAACTTCTTCTTAAACACTGTGGATTGGTTGACCCTCGGTGATGCGCTTATCGGTATCCGTTCGCATACTATCACGGATCGACCACTCCGCGAAGTCTCTGAAATTGAGAAAAACTTTATTAAGTACTTATGTATTGTGGGTGTTCCACTGATAGTTATTGTCTTCGGGCTCCTCCGATATTTCTTGAAAAGGCGGGCAAAAAGGTTCGTAGAAACTTACGGGACTGTGTAA
- a CDS encoding 1-acyl-sn-glycerol-3-phosphate acyltransferase, which translates to MLDFKPPKLNTTVIQVAKAIMPLVNRLFLKGLTLDVDSESIARLKMIDGHPTVLAPNHAARADPAVTFLLSKQVSQQYYYMTARETFDKGKFGGLRSFLLQRFGAYSIVRGTADRNAFRTTRELLSEGSWPLVVFAEGEISRQNDTVMRFERGIIQLCFWALDDMTKAEIDKPLYIVPIGIKYHYPQDMWNDIDIALKELEENILSPADRTPIERYDRLRRIGIAILKTLAAEYQYKVDETVPLDVHIQKLKEQILSHAEQIMGIHSETDVLTRVRALKNLVDAEVYKDIEQMTEYEQKIHEELLQKFQRFYPDLERLINFIAISDGYVAEERSPERFLEVIVRLEREVFGTSKIRGPRVASIRVGEPKNLRECYDTYKAEKRETVEQITLELETTVQTLVRGTS; encoded by the coding sequence ATGTTGGATTTTAAACCCCCTAAACTAAATACAACAGTGATTCAGGTTGCGAAAGCCATCATGCCGCTTGTCAACCGCCTGTTTTTGAAGGGGTTAACACTGGATGTCGATTCAGAATCCATCGCGCGTTTAAAAATGATAGATGGACATCCTACTGTGCTGGCTCCGAACCACGCGGCACGCGCGGATCCTGCCGTTACGTTTCTCTTGTCCAAACAGGTCTCTCAGCAGTACTACTACATGACTGCACGGGAGACCTTTGACAAAGGGAAATTCGGCGGCTTACGCAGTTTTCTGTTGCAACGGTTCGGTGCGTATTCAATTGTACGCGGCACCGCGGATCGAAACGCCTTTCGTACAACACGGGAACTCCTGTCTGAAGGCAGTTGGCCCCTTGTAGTCTTCGCGGAAGGCGAAATTTCGCGGCAAAATGACACTGTCATGCGCTTTGAGAGGGGTATTATACAACTCTGCTTCTGGGCTTTGGACGATATGACAAAAGCGGAGATCGACAAACCCCTCTATATCGTCCCTATTGGGATTAAATATCACTATCCACAAGACATGTGGAACGACATTGACATCGCCCTCAAGGAATTAGAGGAAAATATTCTTTCACCTGCTGATCGAACACCGATCGAACGCTATGACAGGTTGAGACGTATCGGTATAGCGATACTCAAAACACTTGCAGCTGAATATCAATATAAGGTGGACGAAACCGTGCCACTCGATGTGCACATTCAAAAACTGAAAGAGCAGATTTTGTCCCATGCGGAACAGATTATGGGCATTCACTCTGAAACCGATGTGCTCACAAGAGTACGTGCGTTGAAAAACTTAGTCGATGCCGAAGTCTATAAAGATATCGAGCAAATGACAGAATACGAGCAGAAGATACATGAAGAACTCCTCCAGAAATTCCAACGATTTTATCCAGATCTGGAGCGGTTAATCAACTTTATAGCAATTTCGGATGGGTATGTCGCAGAAGAACGCTCACCAGAGCGATTTCTTGAAGTGATCGTCCGTCTGGAAAGAGAAGTCTTTGGTACGTCAAAAATTCGGGGACCGCGGGTGGCATCCATTCGTGTCGGTGAACCCAAAAATCTCCGAGAATGTTATGATACCTACAAGGCAGAAAAAAGAGAAACGGTAGAACAGATTACCCTTGAACTTGAAACAACAGTTCAAACTTTGGTCAGGGGTACATCATAA